Within the Pseudomonas mendocina genome, the region AGCAGCTCGGTCATGCCCAGCACGCCGTTCATGGGCGTGCGGATCTCGTGGCTAATCTTGGCCAGGAACTCGGCCTTGGCCCGCAGCTCGGCGCTGCTGGCGGCCATGGCGGTGCGCTCGTGCAGGGTGTCGCGCTGAATCTGCCGTTGGCGTTCGGTCAATGACACGCTGAGGATCAGACCGGCCAGGGTCGCGACACTGAACACACCGAGCACCAGCCAGCCTGGATTGAGCTGGTCGAAACCGAGCAGCACGGGTACGAAGAAAGCGAAGCCGAGGTTGAACACCACCATGCCGACGGTGATCAGGCGTGCCGGCTGATAGCCCGAGCGCCAGTGCAGCGCGCTCACCAGCAGCAGGTTGATCGCGCTCAGGGCCACCAGCAGGTAGACCAGCGAGCTGTACCAGAGCAGACCGGTGACGGTGATGCACAGGGCGTAGACCAGAATCAGCAGGGCATTGCCCTGCAACAGGCGATTGAGCCGGCTGTGCTGAACCGGCGTACCGTGCATGAAGCCGAGGCCGAAGGCCAAAGCGCTGAACGCGGCGAACAGGGCCGAGAGGTCGGCGATAAGGGACTGGTTGTAACCCAGGCTGGGCAACCACTGGGCGAAGATGCCGAGGTTGGCCGACGAGCAGACGGCCAGGCCGATGTTCACCCCGGCCAGCCACAGGCCACTGGCGCTGCGGCTGTAGATAAAGCGGATGAGGTTGTACAGGGTCAGCAGCAACAGCGCGCCGAACAGCATGCCGTAGAGGTAGGCGGGCTTTTCCAGGCTGACCAGCTCGGCCTGGTCCATGACCTTGAACCAGGTCATCAGCGGATGGTTGGAGGTCAGGCGAACATAGGCGACGCGGGCCTGGCCATCATTGGGCAGGGGCATCAGGTAGAAACGCGACGGTAGCGGTCGCGAGTCCAGCGGCATGGCTTCGCCGGTGTGCAGGTTCTGCTCCAGTTGGCCGTCTTTCAGCAGGTAGTAGTCGAGATACTGCACCCGTGGCGAGAAGATCCACAGCCAGGCAGGTTGCTGCTGTGGCGCCAGTTCGGCGCGAAGCCAGACGGCGTGGTCACTGGGTGGGAAGGTGAAGGACTGTTTGCTCAGCGGCTTGAACTGCTGGCGCTGGGCGCGCACTTCTTCGAGGCCCAGGCGGGCGCTGGCGTCGACCAGATAGGACCAGCCATGCGCGATTGTCGGGGCTGAGTTCGCACTGGCTGTCAGGGCAAGGCCGAGCAACAGCAAACTGACGAGTAGTCCGATGGCAATCCTGAGCCGACGCACGGGCAAAATCCTTCTAAATGAGTGGCCGGATTATAGCCAGGCATTTGTTCGCGGGAATACGGCGCGGCGGGGCTTTTTATGCCTGTCGCGCCGTATTCCCTGAGCGGCCTCAGCCTTCGCCGCGCTCGCGGGCGATAGCGCGGTAGCCGATGTCGTTGCGGTGGAACATACCGTTCCAGCGAATCTTCTCGGCCAGGCGGTAGGCTTGCTGCTGGGCATCGGCGACGCTGGCGCCGATGGCAGTGGCGCACAGCACGCGGCCGCCGGCGGTGACGATCTGGCCGTCCTTCAGCGCGGTGCCGGCGTGGAACACCTTGCCGTCGAGCTTGGCTGCTTCATCCAGACCTTCGATCACGTCACCCTTGGCGTAGTCGCCCGGGTAGCCGCCAGCGGCCAGCACCACGCCCACGGTCGGACGCGGGTCCCAGGTCGCTTCGACCTTGTCCAGCGCCTTGGCCAGGGCAGCCTCGACCAGCAGCACCAGGGAGCTTTCCAGACGGCACATGATCGGCTGGGTTTCCGGGTCGCCGAAGCGGCAGTTGAACTCGATGACTTTCGGCGCGCCGGATTTGTCGATCATCAGGCCCGCGTAGAGGAAGCCGGTGTAAACGTTGCCTTCAGCCGCCATGCCACGCACGGTCGGGTAGATCACCTCGTCCATCACGCGTTTGTGCACCTCGGCGGTGACCACCGGAGCAGGCGAGTAGGCACCCATGCCGCCAGTGTTCGGGCCGCTATCGGCGTCGCCAACGCGCTTGTGGTCCTGGCTGGTGGCCATCGGCAGCACGTTCTCGCCGTCGACCATGACGATAAAGCTGGCCTCCTCGCCGTCGAGGAATTCCTCGATCACCACGCGCGAGCCGGCGTCACCGAAAGCGTTGCCGGCGAGCATGTCGCGCACGGCGTCTTCGGCCTCACTCAGGGTCATGGCGACGATCACGCCCTTGCCCGCAGCCAGGCCGTCGGCCTTAATCACGATCGGAGCGCCTTTCTCGCGCAGGTAGGCCAGTGCCGGCTCGATCTCGGTGAAGTTCTGGTAGTCGGCGGTGGGGATCTTGTGGCGTGCCAGAAAATCCTTGGTGAAGGCCTTGGAGCCTTCCAGCTGGGCAGCGGCGGCGGTAGGGCCGAAGATGTCCAGTTTGCGGCTGCGGAATAGGTCGACCACGCCTTTGACCAGCGGCGCTTCCGGGCCGACGATGGTCAGTTGCACGTTCTTCTCGGCGAAGTCCGCCAGTGCTTCGATGTTCAGCACGTCGATGGCGACGTTCTCGCACTTGGCTTCCACCGCAGTGCCGGCGTTGCCGGGGGCGACGAACACTTTCTCGACGCGCTTGTCCTGCGCCACTTTCCAGGCCAGGGCGTGTTCACGGCCGCCGCTGCCGATGATCAGTACGTTCATTGCGTTCTCCTCGAGGAGGTGGGCCAGGGGCCCCGATGGTGGATGAGAAAAGCGTCATCCACTCTACAAAAGCTTATTCCTGCAGACCTTCGGGGGCGCGATGGAGCGGGTAGATGCAAGGCGTCCGGGCCCTCACCAAGCGGAGTTGCCTTCTGGCAATGAGCATTGGGGAGGGGCCGGACAACGCAGCAGATGCCTGCTTCAGTGCGTCCCTGTCACTCAGTGCCTAAAGTGGCGCATGCCGGTGAAAACCATGGCAATGCCTGCTTCGTCGGCCGCCGCGATCACTTCGTTGTCACGCATCGAACCACCCGGCTGGATCACCGCGGTGATGCCGGCCTTGGCGGCGTTGTCGATGCCGTCGCGGAACGGGAAGAACGCGTCCGAGGCCATCACTGCGCCCGGTACCGGCAGGCCGGCGTGCTCGGCCTTGATGGCGGCGATGCGCGCGGAGTTGACGCGGCTCATCTGGCCGGCGCCGACACCGACGGTCTGGCGGTTCTTGGCGTAGACGATGGCGTTGGATTTGACGAACTTGGCCACTTTCCAGGCGAAGATCAGGTCGTGGATTTCCTGCTCGCTCGGCGCGCGCTGGGTGACGATCTTCAGGTCTTCTGCCTTGATCATGCCGATATCGCGGCTCTGTACCAGCAGACCGCCATTGACGCGCTTGAAGTCCCAGCCCGCGGCGCGCTCGGCCGGCCACTCGCCGCATTCGAGCAGGCGCACGTTGGCCTTGGCTGCCACCACTTCACGAGCGGCAGCGCTGATTTTCGGGGCGATGATCACTTCGACGAACTGACGCTCGACGATGGCCTGGGCGGTTTCACCGTCCAGTTCGCGGTTGAAGGCGATGATGCCGCCGAAGGCGGATTCGGTGTCGGTGGCGTAGGCCAGGTCGTAGGCCTTGCGGATGCCGCCTTCGTCTTCCGGCACCACGGCGACGCCGCAGGGGTTGGCGTGCTTGACGATCACGCAGGCCGGCTTGACGAAGCTCTTCACGCATTCCAGCGCGGCGTCGGTGTCGGCCACGTTGTTGAACGACAGTTCCTTGCCTTGCAGCTGCACGGCGGTGGAAACGCTGGCTTCGCCCTTCTTCGCCTCGACGTAGAAGGCCGCGCTCTGGTGCGGGTTCTCGCCGTAGCGCATTTCCTGCGCCTTGATGAACTGGCTGTTGAAGGTGCGCGGGAAGGCGCCACGGCCTTCGGTGGACAGGGTGGCTGCCGCTTGGTCGATGGTGCCCAGGTAGTTGGCGATCATGCCGTCGTAGGCCGCGGTGTGCTCGAAGGCTTTCAGGGCGAGGTCGAAGCGCTGGGCGTAGGTCAGACCGCCGGCTTTCAGGGAGGTGACGATGCCGCCGTAGTCACCGGTGTTGACCACGATGGCCACGTCTTTATGGTTCTTCGCTGCCGAGCGAACCATGGTCGGGCCGCCGATGTCGATGTTCTCGATGGCGTCGGCCAGGTCGCAATCAGGCTTGGCCACGGTGGCTTCGAAGGGGTAGAGGTTGACCGCCACCAGGTCGATCGGCTTGATGCCATGCTCGTCCATCACCGCGCCGTCCAGGGCGCGACGGCCGAGGATGCCGCCGTGGATCTTCGGGTGCAGGGTCTTCACGCGGCCGTCCATCATTTCCGGGAAACCGGTGTAGTCAGCCACTTCCACTGCGGCCACGCCGTTGTCCTTGAGCAGCTTGTAGGTGCCGCCGGTGGAGAGAATCTCGACACCGAGGGCGCTCAGTTCGCGAGCGAATTCGAGGACGCCGGTCTTGTCGGAAACGCTGATCAGCGCGCGGCGGACGGGCAGAAGGGTGGTCTGGTCGGTCATTTCACTATCCATCAGAGCGGGGATATCAGCAAAAAAGGCGGCTCATGCGGGCCGCCCTTTTCGGGAGTTCGGGGTTACAGCAGGTCGTACTGCTTGAGCTTCTTGCGCAGCGTGCCGCGGTTCAGGCCGAGCAGTTCGGAGGCCTTGGTCTGGTTACCTTTCACATGATTCATGACGGTTTCCAGCAGCGGCGCTTCGACTTCGGTGAGTACCAGGTTGTACACGTCGGTGACGTCCGCGCCCTCGAGGTGGGCGAAGTAGTTGTGCAGTGCCTTCTCCACGGCGCCGCGCAAGGTCTGGCCCTCTTCGCTCGGCGTGTTCAGGTGCTGTTTAAGGCTGGTGTTGTCACTCACGGGTGCAATTCCACTCACTAGGGTCTCTGTCATCAACGTCATGCGGCCACCTCGTTTTCATCGTTGTGCCGTTCGCGGAAGAACGCGCGAACGTGGGCGCACTGTGCGTCCGTGCTGTCCAGACGGTTGAACTGGGCGCGAAACTCCCTGGCGCCCGGCAGGGTTGCCAGATACCAGCCGACATGCTTGCGGGCGATGCGTACGCCCATCAATTCGCCATAGAAGGCGTGCAGTGCGGCAAGGTGTTCCAGCAGAATGCGTTCCACTTCGAGCAGGCTCGGTGCCGGGAGGATTTCGCCGGTACGCAGGTAGTGCTCGATTTCACGGAAAATCCACGGCCTGCCCTGGGCGGCGCGACCGATCAGCAAGGCGTCGGCGCCGGTGGCGTCGAGCACGGCCTTGGCTTTTTCTGGGGAGTCGATGTCGCCATTGGCGAACACCGGAATCGATACCGCCTGCTTGATGGCGGCGATGGTCTCGTACTCGGCTTCGCCGGTGTACAGGTCGGCGCGGGTGCGGCCATGTACGGCCAGCGCACTGATGCCGGCATCTTCGGCGATTTTCGCCACGATGATGCCGTTCTTGTTCTGCCGATCCCAGCCGGTGCGGATCTTCAGCGTTACCGGCACGTCCACCGCACCGACCACGGCATCGAGGA harbors:
- the purD gene encoding phosphoribosylamine--glycine ligase; the protein is MNVLIIGSGGREHALAWKVAQDKRVEKVFVAPGNAGTAVEAKCENVAIDVLNIEALADFAEKNVQLTIVGPEAPLVKGVVDLFRSRKLDIFGPTAAAAQLEGSKAFTKDFLARHKIPTADYQNFTEIEPALAYLREKGAPIVIKADGLAAGKGVIVAMTLSEAEDAVRDMLAGNAFGDAGSRVVIEEFLDGEEASFIVMVDGENVLPMATSQDHKRVGDADSGPNTGGMGAYSPAPVVTAEVHKRVMDEVIYPTVRGMAAEGNVYTGFLYAGLMIDKSGAPKVIEFNCRFGDPETQPIMCRLESSLVLLVEAALAKALDKVEATWDPRPTVGVVLAAGGYPGDYAKGDVIEGLDEAAKLDGKVFHAGTALKDGQIVTAGGRVLCATAIGASVADAQQQAYRLAEKIRWNGMFHRNDIGYRAIARERGEG
- the purH gene encoding bifunctional phosphoribosylaminoimidazolecarboxamide formyltransferase/IMP cyclohydrolase — encoded protein: MTDQTTLLPVRRALISVSDKTGVLEFARELSALGVEILSTGGTYKLLKDNGVAAVEVADYTGFPEMMDGRVKTLHPKIHGGILGRRALDGAVMDEHGIKPIDLVAVNLYPFEATVAKPDCDLADAIENIDIGGPTMVRSAAKNHKDVAIVVNTGDYGGIVTSLKAGGLTYAQRFDLALKAFEHTAAYDGMIANYLGTIDQAAATLSTEGRGAFPRTFNSQFIKAQEMRYGENPHQSAAFYVEAKKGEASVSTAVQLQGKELSFNNVADTDAALECVKSFVKPACVIVKHANPCGVAVVPEDEGGIRKAYDLAYATDTESAFGGIIAFNRELDGETAQAIVERQFVEVIIAPKISAAAREVVAAKANVRLLECGEWPAERAAGWDFKRVNGGLLVQSRDIGMIKAEDLKIVTQRAPSEQEIHDLIFAWKVAKFVKSNAIVYAKNRQTVGVGAGQMSRVNSARIAAIKAEHAGLPVPGAVMASDAFFPFRDGIDNAAKAGITAVIQPGGSMRDNEVIAAADEAGIAMVFTGMRHFRH
- the fis gene encoding DNA-binding transcriptional regulator Fis, which codes for MTLMTETLVSGIAPVSDNTSLKQHLNTPSEEGQTLRGAVEKALHNYFAHLEGADVTDVYNLVLTEVEAPLLETVMNHVKGNQTKASELLGLNRGTLRKKLKQYDLL
- the dusB gene encoding tRNA dihydrouridine synthase DusB, giving the protein MSAPRIGPYTLPNRLILAPMAGVTDRPFRQLCRRLGAGLVVSEMVTSDVRLWNSRKSSLRLLHAGDPEPRSVQIAGGDPQMMADAARKNVELGAQIIDINMGCPAKKVCNKAAGSALLRDEPLVREILDAVVGAVDVPVTLKIRTGWDRQNKNGIIVAKIAEDAGISALAVHGRTRADLYTGEAEYETIAAIKQAVSIPVFANGDIDSPEKAKAVLDATGADALLIGRAAQGRPWIFREIEHYLRTGEILPAPSLLEVERILLEHLAALHAFYGELMGVRIARKHVGWYLATLPGAREFRAQFNRLDSTDAQCAHVRAFFRERHNDENEVAA